The Geobacillus genomosp. 3 genome segment TCGTAAATAATGCGCCGCACTTCGGACAGGGCCGAATGCACCATTTTGCGGAAATCGCGAATTTCGGTGACCGCCGCTTCCGTCCCCCGCTCTTTGATCACCTTTTCGACGAGGTCGGAGCGAAGCAGGACATGGGCGAGCAGCTGCGCCGGGCCGTCGTGGATTTCCCGCGACAGCCGCCGCCGCTCTTCTTCTTGCGCTTCGATGATTTTCAGCCCGAATGCTTGCTTTTGCTTCGCCCCTTCAACAAGCTCGCTGACTTGGCGGAAATCGCTGTTTAAGTAGTTCAGGACAACGGTAATTTGCCCGACTAAATGGTCGGCGCGCTCGATGATTTGCACGAGGCCTGCCAGGCGCCGTTCAAGCTCATCGCGGCGCAGGCGCAGCTGTTTCTCGCGCTCGCGCACCATCGCCAGTTTCATATGCAGCTCGTGCGCCGCTTCATACGCCTCGCGAATGTCTTGCTCGGAGTGCGAGGAAAAGTTTTGGCTCACTTCCGACAGGCGGCGGCGCGCCTTTCGCGCTTCGGTTTCAAGCCGGTCGGCCTCCTCAATCGCCTGCACCGTCAGCCGCTTCACCTCCTCAAGCTCGCGAAGCAAATGATCCTGCTCTTGACGCGACTGTTCACCGATATGGAAAATTTCATCTTTGCTATGTTGAACGGTGTCGACCATTTTTTCGACAATTTCATCTAAATGTTTGACATCCCAACGTTTTTCCCCGATCATTTGCCA includes the following:
- a CDS encoding sensor histidine kinase — protein: MIGEKRWDVKHLDEIVEKMVDTVQHSKDEIFHIGEQSRQEQDHLLRELEEVKRLTVQAIEEADRLETEARKARRRLSEVSQNFSSHSEQDIREAYEAAHELHMKLAMVREREKQLRLRRDELERRLAGLVQIIERADHLVGQITVVLNYLNSDFRQVSELVEGAKQKQAFGLKIIEAQEEERRRLSREIHDGPAQLLAHVLLRSDLVEKVIKERGTEAAVTEIRDFRKMVHSALSEVRRIIYDLRPMALDDLGLVPTLKKYLQTTEEYNKGVHISFVHIGEEIRLPSRMEAAVFRLVQESVQNALKHAEARHIDVKMEVTCRYLLVSIKDDGKGFDPSVKKENAFGLIGMRERVELLDGTLTIRSKPGSGTTVFIRVPLDRLAADMTKEERKR